A window from Argopecten irradians isolate NY chromosome 3, Ai_NY, whole genome shotgun sequence encodes these proteins:
- the LOC138317693 gene encoding monocarboxylate transporter 9-like — MAPNGKVNGDASSEKRTTPPRPPVPPDGGWGWVITFSSFMVSFLVDGVCFTFGIFFPEFLRHFGESKGKTQILGSVLNGAYLSLGPVAGALVNKFGCRRIAISGAFVSSIGLFLSTFSPNLDIMILLYGVVGGSGFGLIYLPAIVMVGYYFDKRRAFATGIAVCGSGIGGFVFAPLCVFLLEIYGWQGAMWIISGIVFNGAIFASFYRPLEEAVCDSVECEQTSLCDIKTEKDSFTFQENGNKVIKQNDLELNPIYRCRSVELKCDKNGLDCAARLAFSQDMSLLGTGSGSPKQRHAHKNHLSPLVRKDIFYSGSLEHIPERKAAKSDSDYVAQMTRSSNEDIPDTIKLSCWTRFCVLFRETFDFSLLASPTFIVYGVSCFLCMFGFFIPFNFLPALARDLNLSIGEGALLISIIGISNTVTRLVVGWVSDQPWADCLLINNVALLMGGLITCFVPFYKIYAILALYSVLFGAAIASFVSLRSIIMVELMGIERLTNAFGLVTLCQGLSSFIGSPIAGALADETGDYNITFYLSGVTLSLAGLICFPLRRIAKWENSKISENNETVIPAVSVSEPEKKPMLDQT; from the exons ATGGCGCCCAACGGGAAGGTGAACGGAGATGCCTCGAGTGAGAAGAGGACGACCCCTCCCCGGCCCCCGGTCCCGCCCGACGGAGGGTGGGGATGGGTCATCACATTTTCCTCCTTTATGGTCAGTTTCTTAGTAGATGGCGTCTGTTTTACATTTGGAATCTTCTTCCCGGAATTCCTCAGACATTTTGGTGAAAGTAAAGGAAAAACACAAATTCTTGGATCTGTTCTGAATGGAGCATATCTATCTCTAG GGCCAGTGGCGGGAGCGTTGGTGAACAAGTTCGGATGCCGCAGGATCGCCATCAGTGGAGCGTTTGTATCCAGTATCGGATTGTTCCTGTCAACATTCTCTCCAAATCTGGACATCATGATTCTCCTGTATGGAGTCGTTGGAG GTTCTGGATTCGGACTGATCTATCTTCCCGCCATCGTGATGGTTGGATACTATTTTGACAAGAGACGAGCCTTCGCGACAGGAATAGCAGTTTGTGGTTCTGGAATAGGCGGGTTTGTGTTTGCGCCTTTGTGTGTGTTCCTTTTAGAAATCTATGGATGGCAAGGAGCAATGTGGATCATTTCCGGTATTGTCTTTAACGGCGCCATCTTTGCTTCATTTTATCGCCCTTTAGAGGAAGCTGTTTGTGACAGTGTTGAGTGTGAGCAGACATCATTATGTGATATCAAAACTGAAAAAGATTCCTTTACTTTCCAGGAAAATGGAAATAAAGTTATTAAGCAAAATGATTTAGAGCTAAACCCTATATATAGGTGTCGTTCTGTTGAACTAAAGTGCGATAAAAATGGACTCGACTGCGCGGCACGACTGGCGTTCAGTCAAGATATGTCATTACTGGGCACTGGATCCGGAAGTCCAAAACAAAGACATGCACACAAGAATCATCTAAGTCCTTTAGTCCGGAAAGATATATTTTACAGTGGAAGTTTGGAACACATTCCAGAACGAAAGGCAGCTAAAAGTGACAGTGACTATGTCGCTCAAATGACTAGAAGTAGTAACGAGGATATACCAGACACAATTAAACTCTCCTGTTGGACGagattttgtgttttattcCGAGAGACGTTCGACTTTTCCTTACTCGCTAGTCCGACATTTATTGTATATGGTGTGTCATGTTTTCTTTGTATGTTTG GATTTTTCATTCCATTTAATTTCTTACCTGCCTTAGCCCGTGATCTCAACCTCTCCATTGGCGAAGGCGCTCTTCTCATATCAATCATAGGCATTTCCAACACTGTAACACGGCTTGTGGTTGGCTGGGTGTCTGACCAACCATGGGCCGATTGTCTCCTCATCAATAATGTGGCGCTTCTGATGGGCGGATTAATTACGTGTTTTGTTCCTTTCTACAAAATCTACGCCATCTTGGCGCTTTATTCCGTTTTATTCGGAGCAGCTATAG CCTCATTCGTGTCACTGCGGTCAATCATCATGGTGGAACTAATGGGCATCGAGAGACTGACCAATGCCTTCGGACTGGTCACCCTGTGTCAGGGCCTGTCGTCATTCATAGGCTCGCCTATAGCAG GTGCGTTAGCAGACGAGACAGGAGATTACAACATCACGTTCTATCTTTCCGGGGTCACGTTAAGTTTGGCTGGGCTGATCTGTTTCCCACTCCGGCGTATAGCTAAATGGGAAAACTCTAAGATCTCAGAAAACAATGAAACCGTTATACCCGCAGTTTCAGTTTCTGAACCTGAGAAAAAGCCTATGTTAGACCAAACATAG